From Triticum urartu cultivar G1812 chromosome 2, Tu2.1, whole genome shotgun sequence, a single genomic window includes:
- the LOC125534002 gene encoding uncharacterized protein LOC125534002: MKQSCLCEVCEEPEVRASTHMARKHIISFYTICGGEQVLPGQCGPVNSPPPPATLQQPPPSSSHRGRRISVSTLLPSLLGGFLGLLAIAYGVYRLVQWAKLQGFLGGVAPPPGPAGSQLQEQQLQQMRDAAASAAEERLERGAAAARVAV; the protein is encoded by the exons ATGAAGCAGAGCTGTTTGTGCGAAGTTTGCGAGGAGCCGGAAGTTCGAGCGAGCACACATATGGCGCGAAAACACATTATCTCTTTCTACACCATATGCGGTGGAGAGCAGGTGCTTCCTGGCCAGTGTGGACCGGTTAACTCCCCTCCTCCTCCTGCGACGCTCCAGCAGCCACCACCATCTTCATCGCATCGTGGCCGCCGCATATCTGTGTCAACGCTGTTGCCTTCATTGTTAGGCGGCTTTCTTGGTTTACTGGCCATTGCGTATGGAGTATACAGGCtagtgcaatgggccaagctgcAGG GTTTTCTTGGAGGTGTTGCTCCACCTCCAGGACCAGCCGGGTCCCAGCTCCAGGAGCAGCAGCTGCAGCAGATGAGGGACGCCGCCGCATCCGCAGCAGAGGAACGGCTCGAAAGAGGAGCAGCAGCTGCCCGGGTTGCCGTCTAG